The following are encoded in a window of Pseudomonas sp. St316 genomic DNA:
- the moaB gene encoding molybdenum cofactor biosynthesis protein B, with translation MAHLTQRLFQPLNIAVLTISDTRTFETDTSGQTLADLLQTAGHVLIDRGLVRDDIYQIRAQVSQWIADPKVQVVLMTGGTGFTPRDNTPQAVAPLLDKQVDGFGELFRQVSLAEIGMSTLQSRALAGMSNGVLVCCLPGSPGACRTGWEQILAGQLDSRTGPCNFTPHLKPQDGIAPTACETRS, from the coding sequence ATGGCCCATCTGACGCAACGCCTCTTTCAACCGCTGAACATCGCGGTCCTCACCATCAGTGACACCCGCACCTTCGAGACCGACACCTCGGGCCAGACCCTGGCGGACCTGCTGCAAACGGCCGGGCATGTGCTGATCGACCGTGGGCTGGTGAGGGACGATATCTACCAGATCCGTGCCCAGGTCTCACAGTGGATCGCCGACCCCAAGGTGCAGGTGGTGTTGATGACCGGCGGTACCGGTTTCACCCCGCGCGACAACACGCCCCAGGCGGTGGCGCCGTTGCTGGACAAACAGGTAGACGGTTTCGGCGAGCTGTTCCGTCAGGTGTCACTGGCAGAGATCGGCATGTCCACCCTGCAATCGCGCGCCTTGGCGGGCATGAGCAATGGGGTGCTGGTGTGCTGCTTGCCGGGTTCGCCGGGCGCTTGCCGGACCGGTTGGGAGCAGATCCTGGCCGGGCAGCTGGACAGCCGCACCGGTCCGTGCAATTTCACCCCGCACCTCAAGCCCCAGGACGGCATCGCCCCGACGGCTTGCGAGACGCGCTCATGA
- the glp gene encoding gephyrin-like molybdotransferase Glp: protein MSGRVCDSGVLMPVDEAIRHLLDQAPPPPPVQRVGLDQALARVLATDIFCPMNLPAWDNSAMDGYALRAADLPVDGGYLLLGGRIAAGDDPGEPLQAGQVVRIFTGAPLPPGADTVVPQESCRVDGERVWLPSVNGGDHVRKEGEELRRGDRLLAAGRRLRAQELGLLAGAGVGQVDVYRPLQVGLLSSGDELREPGEPLAPGQIYNSNRHSLAALLRGWGVEVHDFGVMPDQLLASRQALRLAAAECDVLITSGGVSVGEEDHLKQAIEALGSIDLWRLAIQPGKPLAFGDVEGKPWIGLPGNPSAALITALIVVRPFLFRAQGMGDVLPVPLQVPAGFDWLKRNRRRQYLRARLVPDANGHLCVELHPQQSSAMLTAACWADGLAVVECEAQLHKHDKVLYLPFAELMH from the coding sequence ATGAGCGGCCGGGTGTGCGACAGCGGCGTGCTGATGCCTGTGGATGAAGCGATCCGTCATTTGCTCGACCAGGCTCCGCCGCCACCGCCCGTGCAGCGGGTTGGCCTGGACCAGGCCCTGGCCCGTGTGCTGGCTACCGATATTTTCTGCCCGATGAACCTGCCAGCCTGGGACAACAGCGCGATGGACGGCTATGCCCTGCGTGCCGCTGACCTGCCGGTTGACGGCGGCTACCTGCTGTTGGGCGGGCGGATCGCCGCGGGTGACGATCCGGGCGAACCGTTGCAGGCAGGGCAGGTCGTGCGGATTTTCACCGGCGCGCCGCTGCCGCCGGGGGCCGATACGGTGGTGCCACAGGAAAGCTGTCGCGTCGATGGCGAGCGGGTCTGGTTGCCGTCGGTCAACGGGGGTGACCATGTGCGCAAGGAAGGTGAGGAGCTGCGTCGAGGTGATCGCCTGCTCGCGGCCGGCAGGCGTTTGCGCGCCCAGGAGTTGGGTTTGCTCGCTGGCGCCGGAGTCGGCCAAGTGGACGTTTATCGCCCCTTGCAAGTGGGCTTGCTCAGCAGCGGCGATGAGCTGCGCGAACCGGGCGAGCCGCTGGCGCCGGGGCAGATCTACAACAGCAATCGTCATAGCCTCGCCGCACTGTTGCGCGGCTGGGGTGTCGAGGTGCATGACTTCGGGGTCATGCCCGACCAGTTATTGGCCAGTCGACAAGCGTTGCGCCTGGCCGCCGCCGAATGCGATGTGCTGATCACATCGGGCGGTGTATCGGTGGGTGAAGAAGACCATCTCAAGCAAGCCATCGAAGCTTTGGGCAGCATTGACCTCTGGCGCCTCGCCATCCAGCCGGGCAAGCCCTTGGCCTTTGGGGATGTGGAAGGCAAGCCTTGGATCGGGCTGCCGGGCAATCCGTCGGCGGCATTGATTACCGCGCTGATCGTCGTGCGTCCGTTCCTGTTCCGGGCCCAGGGCATGGGCGACGTGTTGCCGGTACCGTTGCAGGTGCCGGCCGGGTTCGACTGGCTCAAGCGCAACCGGCGCCGACAGTACCTGCGGGCCAGGTTGGTTCCGGATGCCAACGGCCACCTGTGCGTGGAACTGCACCCGCAGCAAAGTTCGGCAATGCTGACGGCCGCCTGCTGGGCCGATGGGCTGGCGGTGGTGGAGTGTGAGGCGCAACTGCACAAGCACGACAAAGTGCTGTACCTGCCATTCGCCGAACTGATGCATTGA
- a CDS encoding peptidase U32 family protein, giving the protein MQLVCPAGNLPALKAAVRQGADAVYVGFRDDTNARHFAGLNMDDKQFDAAVAHIRQHQRKLYVAVNTYPQPKGWERWQRAVDRAADFGVDALIAADPGVLSYASQRHPQLALHLSVQGSATHAAALAFYAERYGIRRAVLPRVLSLAQVRQVAAASPVPIEVFGFGSLCIMAEGRCHLSSYITGESPNLCGVCSPAKAVRWSEDAQGLSARLSEVLIDRYTPEEPAGYPTLCKGRFLVGGKRFHALEEPTSLDTLDLLPELAAIGVEAVKIEGRQRSPAYVEQVTRVWRAALDAHQVAPQRFRVQEEWRQVLAGLSEGSQTTLGAYHRSWQ; this is encoded by the coding sequence ATGCAACTGGTTTGCCCGGCAGGGAATCTGCCTGCCCTAAAAGCGGCGGTGCGCCAAGGCGCCGATGCTGTCTATGTCGGTTTTCGCGATGACACCAACGCCCGGCACTTCGCCGGGCTGAACATGGACGACAAACAGTTCGACGCAGCGGTCGCGCACATCCGTCAGCACCAACGCAAGCTGTACGTGGCGGTCAATACCTACCCGCAACCCAAGGGCTGGGAGCGCTGGCAACGTGCCGTGGACCGTGCCGCCGATTTCGGCGTGGACGCGCTGATTGCCGCCGATCCCGGTGTGCTCAGCTACGCCAGCCAGCGCCATCCGCAACTGGCGCTGCACCTGTCGGTACAGGGCTCGGCGACCCACGCCGCGGCGCTGGCGTTTTACGCCGAGCGCTACGGTATCCGTCGCGCTGTGCTGCCACGGGTACTGTCCCTGGCCCAGGTACGGCAGGTGGCGGCGGCCAGCCCGGTGCCGATCGAAGTCTTTGGTTTCGGCAGCCTGTGCATCATGGCCGAGGGCCGTTGCCACTTGTCTTCCTACATCACTGGCGAGTCGCCGAACCTGTGCGGCGTCTGTTCGCCCGCCAAGGCGGTGCGCTGGAGCGAGGATGCCCAAGGCCTCAGCGCACGTCTGAGCGAGGTGCTGATCGACCGCTACACCCCCGAAGAGCCGGCCGGTTACCCGACCTTGTGCAAAGGCCGCTTCCTGGTAGGCGGCAAGCGCTTCCATGCGCTGGAAGAACCCACCAGCCTCGACACCCTCGACCTGCTGCCGGAGCTGGCGGCCATCGGCGTCGAAGCGGTGAAGATCGAGGGGCGCCAACGCAGCCCGGCCTACGTGGAACAAGTCACCCGGGTCTGGCGCGCCGCACTGGATGCTCACCAGGTCGCGCCGCAACGGTTCCGGGTACAGGAAGAATGGCGCCAGGTGCTGGCTGGCTTGTCCGAAGGCAGCCAGACCACCCTGGGTGCCTACCATCGATCATGGCAATGA
- a CDS encoding U32 family peptidase: MKLSLGPVLFYWDKAQLGNFYAEMSALPLDVIYLGETVCSKRRAFSLDQWLGLARELQACSQAQIVLSSLTLIEAASELSSLRRLCDNGQLLVEANDMGAVQFMAERKLPFVGGPALNLYNGHALGQLLDSGMIRWVPPVECSAALIGDVLEQVRDMDREVPEVEIFAYGHLPLAYSARCFTARAENRPKDDCQFCCINYPDGLALSSQEGQQLFTLNGIQTMSGEVTNLLADYNALMACGADVLRLSPRAQGMAEVVTAFDKVRQGEAPPLFVDGCNGYWHGHAGMLKVEEAGLC, encoded by the coding sequence ATGAAACTCAGCCTGGGACCGGTCCTGTTTTACTGGGACAAAGCGCAACTGGGGAATTTCTATGCCGAGATGTCGGCATTGCCGCTGGACGTGATTTACCTGGGGGAAACCGTGTGTTCGAAACGCCGGGCGTTCTCCCTGGATCAGTGGCTGGGGTTGGCGCGCGAGCTGCAAGCGTGCAGCCAGGCGCAGATTGTGTTGTCGAGCCTGACGCTGATCGAAGCAGCCTCGGAGCTGTCCTCACTGCGACGCCTGTGTGACAACGGCCAGTTGTTGGTGGAAGCCAATGACATGGGCGCGGTGCAGTTCATGGCTGAACGCAAGCTGCCTTTCGTCGGCGGCCCGGCGCTGAACTTGTACAACGGCCACGCCCTGGGGCAATTGCTCGACAGCGGCATGATCCGTTGGGTGCCGCCCGTCGAGTGCTCGGCGGCGCTGATCGGCGATGTGCTGGAGCAGGTACGGGACATGGACCGTGAGGTGCCCGAGGTGGAGATTTTCGCCTACGGTCATCTGCCCTTGGCGTACTCGGCGCGCTGCTTTACCGCCCGAGCCGAAAATCGCCCCAAGGACGACTGTCAGTTCTGCTGCATCAACTACCCCGACGGCCTGGCGTTGAGCAGTCAGGAAGGCCAACAGCTGTTCACCCTCAACGGCATCCAGACGATGTCCGGCGAGGTGACGAACCTGCTGGCCGATTACAACGCGCTGATGGCCTGCGGCGCCGATGTGCTGCGCCTGAGCCCGCGCGCCCAGGGCATGGCCGAGGTGGTCACGGCCTTTGACAAAGTTCGCCAGGGCGAGGCACCACCGTTGTTCGTGGACGGTTGCAATGGTTACTGGCACGGCCATGCCGGCATGTTGAAGGTAGAGGAGGCGGGCCTGTGTTGA
- a CDS encoding SCP2 sterol-binding domain-containing protein, with product MLSPKKWVLKGADRLLPLVGKVPFVVQRLALQQALNRCLAEPLRDGGFDVLRGRWLCLRVPDLKLCWYLTLARDGLRIAERAEAQVTISGNWREFLLLASRQEDPDTLFFRRRLVIEGDTELGLALKNLIDSLDPDVLPPWLWRNLERAGKGLATV from the coding sequence GTGTTGAGTCCAAAGAAGTGGGTGCTCAAAGGTGCCGACCGCTTGCTGCCGCTGGTGGGCAAGGTACCGTTCGTGGTGCAGCGCCTGGCGTTGCAGCAGGCGCTCAATCGTTGCCTGGCCGAGCCGCTGCGCGATGGCGGGTTCGATGTGCTGCGTGGACGCTGGTTGTGCCTGCGCGTGCCGGACCTCAAGCTCTGCTGGTACCTGACCCTGGCGCGCGACGGCTTACGCATCGCCGAGCGGGCTGAGGCCCAGGTCACCATCAGCGGCAACTGGCGCGAGTTCCTGTTGCTGGCCAGCCGTCAGGAGGATCCGGACACGTTGTTCTTTCGGCGGCGGTTGGTGATCGAGGGCGACACCGAACTGGGGCTGGCGCTTAAGAATCTGATCGACAGCCTCGATCCTGATGTATTGCCGCCGTGGCTGTGGCGCAATCTGGAGCGGGCGGGCAAGGGGTTGGCGACCGTGTGA